In the Triticum aestivum cultivar Chinese Spring chromosome 2B, IWGSC CS RefSeq v2.1, whole genome shotgun sequence genome, ATGATCCAACAATGACTAAAAGCAAATAGCTTCTTCTCCACCTTGTGATACAAAGTGGCTGCCACCGCCGTCTAGCAAAGAACATATGTATGAGCACGAGAATGTAAAGACGAGAAGCACATGCAAATGACGATAAGATGAAACAATTGAGCTTACGTGAGTTGTCACTCCCATCCCACTTTGAGGGCATTTGGTCAATATTGAGTAGTAGCCAACATACTTGTTCACTTTCCCTTGAATGAACCCACATCGATGTTGTAGAGATGCCACATTGCAGGTGGTCACGATAGGATGCGGCTCCACATACTCCTTTTGTTGGTGACACTCCTTCCAAATCTTCTCCCAATACGTGTTCCCCTTTTGCTCCATGCCACATATTGGATCCATTGTTGTGGCCAACCAAGTTTTGACCAACAAGATGTCCTTAAATATTGAGAATGTCGGACATCTTGCCTTCGCTATCTtggtcttctttttctttttgctcgGATTGGGATCAGATGTTGCCCAACTTCAAATATGGTGGTGCCCTTCAATTCATACTCCAATTCGGTCATATTTTCATTGTCATTGATCATGTTTGACAAGAACGCCTCCTACATGATCATGGTTTGCAAGCATTCATGATGTGCAAAATGAACTAGTGATCTATGAAAAAATTGATCGGACAAGAGCAAGAAAACGTACCAACTCTTGTTTTCTCATTCCATGGAACATGTCGAGGGCAGCCCGGGCGGAGCTGGTGCTCGTGCTCATCCGCGCCCGAACGAGCTGCGGTGAGTCACATACATCGACCGCTGGCATTTGCGTCGACGGAAAACTCTTCGGAATGGCCTAGTTGACTGTCGAATTCTCCTTTGTACCAACGGGGTCGGACGGCGTAATCCGCGTCGGCGCTCGGATGGAAGGGGTGTGGAGGTCCAGGTGCGACAGAGAAGATAGCTGCTCCACCATGTCTGAACCTCCCTGCGCCGCCGCCGATGCCTCCCTCTCTCGCTGCTGGCGTCGCTGCAACTTCCGGGTGACGTCATTCGCCTTGCGAGATGGAGCCAACGAAGGGACGCCGACGGATGAGGCCTCGCGGCGGTCGGGGACGGGTTGGACGACatctccggcggtgtatcgggacaAGTGGTGAGGATGGTAAGCAAGGATGGAGGACGGCGAGGGCTCAGGCGCGGGAAAGTTTGAAGGGCGGCGGGAGAATAAGGAAGGGCTTGATGCATTTGGTGTAATTGGAGATGGGGTCATGCTGTAAGTCCGACGTGAAGGGTGTGCCTGGGCACGCCCGGACGCccccatatccgcctcatatttggCTAAATATAAGAGGTGTCGGTCAGCCCGAACGTTTAAGGCCCATTTAAGAAATCCATCTGGATCGAAATTTTGTGACCAGACAGTGACCGAGCGACCTGCCCGGTATGAGACCGGTTTGATGGCGCCCGGCTATAAATGGTCCGATCTAATATTGACGGAGCTAGTACTAGTATTCTCGGTGAGCTGGAGGGAAGCGTCTCACTGCGTGCCACTGCGTGCCATTCAGAATTTGGACTGGATCGCGCCACACGAAAACGCGGAGCTCACTGCAAACGTCATGCCACTATCCCACTGGATCAAATGCAGATGCTGGTACAAGCTTCCCCTGGCGTAGCCAACGTATTACCTCATCGGGCCAATCTTTTTACATAGTAGTACATTAGACGGCCAGGATCGTCCTGGTGGAGCAGAGCACACACGCAAGAGCCAAGCTCCAAGTCAACACATCCACGTTACGACCAATTTTCTACTCATATTCGGGCGGAACAGTGCGCTAGTGATCTTATCCACCCTCGAAACGATGTCAAATTCTCAATTAATTAGTTGAACGAATCCCGTCGATAATCGTGCCCCCGCGAGGAGCACGGCCCGACTAAACAAGCAACAGGGAATAGTCGCTCGTGTCGCCCAGAAGCTAAGCACGCCGCACATGTGCACGTTGTGATCAATCACAGCGTGGGAGGAGTCAGACCAGCAGCAGAGTCGCGCAGGGATAAGCCATCCAGCACGGGGATCTGGGATCTCTTCCCATCATCTCCCACGCCCAACCACCGACGGACCTACACCAGATTCCCGGAGGTCCCCTCCTCCGCCTGCCCTGCGGCAGGCCATCGTAGTAGGTTGGTTGGCTACGGCGCGTTTCGATTGGTCGGCTCTCCTCCTTCCACTTAGCCGCCTTCTCCTCCATACCTTCCCATCTGAATCTCTCGCCTTGCAACTGGCCATAGGGGCCATACATACGGTCACAGACGGGGGACGGCGTCCGACCTTGTAGAGTTTGATGTCTACAAGAAACAACCTCTAGCCGCGTTTGAATGCGAGGTGCAGCCCTCAAATTAATCCCTCTAGAAAATGGCATGCATACGTTTACTATGTAGAGGAATTTGATTCATCTATATCTTAACGAGCTAATTTTTTCTCAAGTCTTAATCAATTTTAAAAAAACAACGTTTCTTTTGAAACAAGAAAAGTGTATCTTAGTTTAGTATGTtcattgttttttgagatagctcacCATCCATGCTGAATGGTGATCTTAgtttagtactcccttcgttcttaaatataagttttCTTACAGATTCCACTAtcgactacatacggaacaaaataagTGAACCTacaatctaaaatatgtctatatacatctgtatgtagtttgtagttgaatgtctaaaaagacttatatttaagaacggacgatgtataaaataaaataaaaatgtgaCCTTAGTTCTTTGTGCATGAGCAAAATGTTCGATTCACTCGTGAGGAAATCCTGGAAAATTTCGCAAAGAGGTGGCAACTCTGTTAAGTGCAAGAAACGACCTCTAGGGACGTTGAATGTGAGAAGTATCACCATGTCACTCTAGAAAATGACATGCACATGATTAAGTAAAAAATCACGTGAATTCTTGCACTTTGATCATGTCTTTGTCAATATCAATAGTGGTGAGCCTATCCCACTTCCCACATTCGCCACCATGGCCTTGCGTTATGTTGCCTCCTTCTTTTCGCTGCCCTTACTCCACCCTCCTCTCCCGCGTATAATGGCTACCATCGGATCTATCCATTGCTACCCATCATGGCGTCTCAGCTCTTATGTGGTTACCATGGTCGAAGGAGGGAGAAAACAGTTATATAATTAGAACAATTTTGGCCCAAATTTTAATGTCGATGAAGTGCGAGGAAATTGCCTGAAGTTTCACCGAGAGGTGTCACTTCTGTTTTCTAGGAGAAGACAACTTTACTCATAAAAAAACAGCATTGCTACAAATTGCGATAAAATAAAGTCCGGAAGCCCATTCTAGTGCCCACGGTGCTATATTGTGGTTCTGAAAGGAAATTGAGCAAGGCAGTTACTAGCTAAGAACGATGTTTTACTCATgaataaatttttatttttatttttgcaaatttctacaCATGAACATCGAGTAACccatcttctttttctttcttggcGAGCAATAAACTACCGcagctcaaagaagaagaaaagtcCACAAGTAAATTAAAACCCACCGGAGTCAAATCCTTCCACCTCCTTACCACCATCCTTCTCATCTCCAATCCTCCATCCACACGGCACCTTATCTTCAACATAAACAAACCCAACAAATAACCCATTATTTTAGTAAAACGGAGCATTTATAATGAACCATTTCACATGAACACGTCAAAAGAATTAGCCCCTAAACAAACCCATCCTGTCGACGTCCATGACACCTTCTACCATAAACAAAAAAGATGGTTCAAAAAAATCCCACCAGAAGGGATAGAAATATCCGATTGGTCCAGCGGACTTAAGAGGGAGAAAACAAAACGATTGGGAGAATCTGGGCCCACCACTCCCCCATCTCCCCTCCTATAAAGCGACCTCCGATACCATCGTCCATGGAGAACAAAAGCAAGAAGTCTGCTACCCAATCCCATCTACTGCTCCCCCATCTCTCTTCCTGCTCGGTGGTGTACTTGTGGTGTCGACGATGAGGAGCTCCATGGCTCTgctggcggccgcggcggcgctgctgctgctggtgtcgctggcggcggcggcggacatgtcgaTCGTGTCGTACGGGGAGCGGAGCGAGGAGGAGGTGCGGCGGATGTACGCCGAGTGGATGTCCGAGCACCGCAGGACGTACAACGCCATCGGCGAGGAGGAGCGCCGCTTCGAGGTGTTCCGGGACAACCTCCGCTACATCGACCAGCAcaacgccgccgccgacgccgggcTCCACTCCTTCCGCCTCGGCCTCAACCGCTTCGCCGACCTCACCAACGAGGAGTACCGCAGCACCTACCTCGGCGCCCGGACCAAGCCGGACCGGGAGCGGAAGCTCAGCGCCAGGTACCAGGCCGACGACAACGAGGAGCTGCCGGAGACCGTCGactggaggaagaagggggccgtTGCTGCCATCAAGGACCAGGGCGGCTGTGGTAAGCATCCTCGgctgatctgctgctgctgcttctattTTGTTTCCTTTTTACAGTAAAATTTGTCTTCTTTCATATTATCGGTAGATACCATCTGTTTCAAGTGAAGATTCTTGCGACTGGTATATTCCAATCTGTTGCGTAAATTAGGAACTTTGTTGGTCAACGTGCCATGGTTCAGTATACACATGAACAGAAAGCAGGGGAACTTGCAATAATTGGTGCTGCTGAGAGGCTTCACCTAAACGATTTGGACAGTGAAAAGGGGGATCTGTGATTCCATGTTAGGCATATAAGGTCAGATAGTAAAATAAAAGTCTGCTAAGTTAAAATTTATTTTTGTAGGATGTCTTAGTTAGTCTCTAGTATGTTATAGAGTCATTCAGTTTTCAGCAGCCGGGACACCTTATTTTCAGTATGTGCTTCTGTCTGAACTCCTTGTATCACTTGCTAAATTCAGTGGTAGTACCGATTGATTTACTACTGTAAACTGGAAGTTCAGAGTACTGATTGATTTACTACTGTAATATGGAAGTTCAGTAGAGCTCTGTTAGCATGATCTTCATGAGTTTGGAAAGTAGGTTCATTGAACATGGACACTAAGATTCCATTAGGCTGTTGGAGTATGCAATAGAGGAAAATTATATAGTAGTGGCGGTCAttgtctactccctccgttcctaaatatttgtctttttagagagttcaaatggactaccacatacggatgtatatagacatattttagagtgtagattcactcattttgctccgtatgtagtcacttgttaaaatctctagaaagacaaatatttaggaacggagggagtagttgataaGCTGGCGGTCCCATTTGTCCTGTTATTTGTTGGATGGTCTCACCATCCCCCTCTGCTATTAGTTGACATGATTACATTAGGCCCTTCCCTCACGACTCTTTGAACGTTTCGCCGTCTGATTGGTAGCAGGTCTACATCTGCAATTTCAAGAAATTTGTAGTACTATGTATTGTTGCTCTGTTACTACTTGCCACTTGTATCAGTGCATTGAACTTCAACTAAAATCGTGACACAAAGATACCAGAATCTGATATTTGTTTGTCTTTTCCAGGAAGCTGCTGGGCTTTCTCAGCAATAGCAGCTGTTGAAGGCATCAACCAGATTGTTACAGGCGACATGATCCCTCTGTCCGAGCAAGAGCTTGTTGACTGTGACACTTCATACAACGAGGGATGCAATGGAGGTCTGATGGACTATGCGTTTGAGTTCATCATTAACAATGGTGGTATCGACTCTGAGGAGGACTACCCCTACAAGGAGAGGGACAACCGTTGCGATGCTAACAAGGTATCATCCGTCTTCGTAGTTACCTTCTGAATTTTAAGAACGTGCATCATACTGATATTCTGTTCCATTCGTGTTTGGGGGGAATTTGCAGAAAAATGCGAAGGTTGTTACCATTGATGGGTACGAGGATGTGCCCGTGAACAGTGAGAAGAGTCTGCAGAAGGCAGTTGCAAACCAGCCCATCAGTGTTGCGATTGAGGCTGGTGGCAGGGCATTCCAGCTCTACAAATCGGTGAGCTTCTTTAACATCACTGTTCTGCAGTAGGTTTGATGAATGAGTAGGCGCCAAAAGGTTATGGTACCTCCTTATTTCCAAAATAGATAGGTATCATTCTGATTGAGAGAGCTTGGGGACATTTTCTCTTAATGGTATGAATATGTTACTCTGTTAGGCCCACACACCTAACTTCTATTATCGTCTCCTTCACTAAAATAATTTTGTTGTTGTCCTCACCTCAGTTGCAATCTGCAACTACTACCCCTTAACTATGATTAACTTGGACGCAGCCTGACTCTTGCATGCTTTGACATCATCCATATAATTTGCACTTTTCTAATCTTCTAGAGTATCATTTCTGTGCGCTCATCATGCCTATCTGTCCCTGCTTTAGGAAGCACTTTTAGTGCACGGGTCACTTTTATGTGTTCACATCTATAATATATTGGATTAAGTGGTCTGAGCTATCACCCACTTCTGCTGGAAATCAACAAAGTAGAACATCAGATTCTGAAGATGTTTAAACCCTTTTCGCTACTCATTTTGATCAAACAGTAAAAGGGGAAGTGCAGAGTACGAAAGAAACAACTCAAATAGCATCTTCAGATAAAACTGTTGTCAATTAGTAAACTCCTCGACGAGGTGTAACTAGCATTTTGAAATCGATGAGTTTGACCTTTCGGAAGCATCCAAGTTACTGATTATCATTTCCTATTCTCTTAGGGTATCTTCACCGGAACCTGTGGAACAGCACTTGACCATGGTGTCGCCGCCGTTGGTTATGGTACAGAGAACGGCAAGGACTACTGGCTCGTCAGGAACTCCTGGGGTACCGTCTGGGGAGAGGATGGTTACATCCGGATGGAGCGTAACATCAAGGCATCCAGTGGCAAATGTGGTATTGCCGTCGAGCCTTCCTACCCGACGAAGACGGGCGAGAACCCTCCTAACCCCGGCCCAACCCCGCCGTCTCCCGCCCCACCGTCTTCGGTCTGTGACAGCTACAACGAGTGCCCCGCCAGCACGACCTGCTGCTGCATCTACGAGTACGGCAAGGAGTGCTTCGCCTGGGGCTGTTGCCCACTTGAGGGTGCTACCTGCTGCGATGATCACTACAGCTGCTGCCCTCATAACTATCCCATCTGCAACACCCAGCAGGGAACCTGCCTCGCGGTAATAGCTCAGACCATTTTAtaatgttttcttcagttaatgTGGTTATGATGTCATGTAAATCACTAGCAAGTTGACTAAGAGTCTTAGGTACTATCTGATTCTAACTGGTTTTTTTGCTTCATGAACAGGCCAAGGACAGCCCACTGTCAGTGAAGGCTCAGAGGCGTACCCTGGCCAAGCCTATCGGTGCTTTCTCTGGCATTGCAACTGACGGCAAGAAGAGCAGCGCGTAAACATTTGCATCACGACATTCGTACAGCCAACGGCCATGGTGATTAACTTCTGCAAATGATCACCTGGTGATCCACAATCGAAGGCGCAGCATGGCGATAGCTATGCTCTCTAGTATCTTCTTTATAATAGATGCTCCTGTACATAATCCTAAAATCGGGTTCGGTCGTTTACAGAACCACCAAATTTGCTTTTGCATATGTATATGTAAAACTCAGCTCATTCCCTCACAGTTTGGAGCTGCCATTGTTATTATGGAATTCATCAAGAAACATGATAAGCAGATTGCAGTATTGATGCATAGTTCTCGTGTATGATGCTTATGTTGCCCGCTGGTCAATTACTTAGCTTTGAATTTTATTGCCTCTGGAACGTTCGTGTGGAGctattatgattttttttgaaaatggaggcgtaaccctggcctctgcatcataatgatgcatgcagtcATCTTATTAAAAGATTCATGAAGTATCACAAAGTCATAaaagtattacagctcgcaagtggagcgaaactagaaaaagaaaacaatGCGGACGATCACAACCGGTACGGCAATATGAAGgtagtgagtaaggaccacatatggATCCAATCGGTAGCTCTAAAGATGACCTGAATAAGAGCGCACATATTTCAATCGGAATACAAGCCGCAGTAGTATgctcaaccccagctaaccacgttccAAACAACGACTCAATGTCAACTAGAGGATTTCATTATGATCACAAGAACAACAACGTGAACTGCCTACCCATCACCTCTTGATTAAGTTGTCCTTGGTGAGTGTTACTTGCTTGTGGACGAACCACATAATTTTTTTGATACGCAAGGGCACCTTAACCATCCAAATATGCAATGATCGTGCGATTGGGCCAAAGTTAATTAAATCCAAATAGAAGGATTTGAACGTAAAACCCCCAGTTTTAGTTAATTTCCATTGAGTCATATCCGGGTGGTCGGAGAGTTGAACATCgatcaatctccgaaccaagtgcatccaggcATTCCATCGCTCACCAACTAACGCGCGTCTAAACTGAATATTCAAGGGAATCGTTTGGAATACTGTGCCAACGTAATCCTCTTTACGTTGCACAATGTTATAAAGGGTGGGATATTGTACAGCCAGGGGAGTCTCCCCTAACCACgtgtcctcccaaaatcttgttgacatcccattgccaaccaagaatttgaccctacgaaggAACAAGTCCTTCGTTCTTATCAGCCCCTTCCAGAATGGCGAGTCAGTTGGTCTTATGGTAACCTGAGCGAGCGTTTTCGACTGTAAATACTTATTGCGTAGAATCTGAGCCCACATGCCATCCGGCTCAATCTCTACCTACAGAGccatttgctcataaggcatttGTTCTTGATTTCTAAGTTCTCAATATCGGGACCCCCTAGTCTTTAGGTCGGCAAAGGATATCCCATCGCGTGAGACGGTATTTCCACTTGGCCTCATCTGACTGCCAAAAGAACCGAGATCTGAAGAAATCAAGTCGTTTCCGAACCCCTTTCGGAATTTCAAAGAACGATaataggaacatcggcatactagtcagTACGGAATTAACTAGTACTAGCcgacctccataagacataagcttgcccttccagcagctcacctttttttcaattcgatcttcgatacacttccattctttgttggatagcttacggtgatgaaTCGGTATGCCCAAATAACTAAATGGTAAAGAACCTAATTCACACACGAACAATTGTCTATATGTGTCTTGTTCatctttggccttcccaaagcagaacaactcgctcttgcGAAAGTTTATCTTTAAGCCTGACAATTGTTCAAAAAGACAAATGATGAGTTTCATATTGCACGCCTTAgcaatgtcatgttccatgaataaGATAGTGTCGTCAGCGTACTGTAAGATGGATACtcctccatcaacaagatgagggACTAACCCCTCCACCTGACCATGCTGCTTGGTCCTACCAATGAGAATGGCCAGCATATCAGCCACTATGTTCAACAAGAGAGgagacatggaatccccttgtctcaaaCCCTTATGCGTCTGAAAATAATGACTGATATCATCGTTAACCTTAATGCCGGCACTACCCTTCTAGACTTGAGACCCCACTTGGTTCCGCCAGACTTCACTAAAACAtttcatgcgcattgcctgctgaagaaaaggccatttaactttatcatatgccttctcaaaatccactttgaagataaacCCATCTAGCTTCTTTGAATGAATCTCATGAAGCATTTCATGCAAAATGACCACCCCTTCAAGTATGTGTCGCCCTGGCATGAACGTTGTCTGGCTCGGTTGTACTACTGAATGAGCAATCTGCGTCAATCTATTGGTACCCACAtttctgaaaattttgaaactcacattgaGAAGACATATGGGCCTAAATTGCTCGACCCGAACAACCTCTTCTTTCTTTGGCAACAACGTAATCATGCCAAAGCTAAGATGAAACAACTCTAAATGGCCGCAAAagaaatcatgaaacataggcataagatcgtCCTTactaatatgccaacatttcttatagaattcggCTGGAAACCCgtctggtcccggtgctttattcggtTTCATTTGGGATATTGCATCCAGGACCTCCTTCTCGGTAAAGGGTGCAGAGAGAATATCATTCTCCTCCACATGGAGCTGAGGTATATCTCTAATAACAGATTCATCTAGGGTCACCGTGCTTGCTTCCGGATGCCCAAATAGCTGTTTATAATAATTAGAGATATAAGCTTTCAAGTTCTCATGCCCCAAAATTGTCCCCTGGTCCTGCTCAAGCTGTTTGACtttcttcttcctatgtttgcCATTCGCAATCATATGGAAGAATTGTGTATTGTTATCCCCTTGGACAACTTTGAGTACTATAGCACGCAATGCCCACTTGAGTTCTTCTTGTCTAAGAAGAGCTCGTAAGCCTTGTACAACTTCGGACTTGGAACTTTGTTCCTCCATCGTAAGGAGGTTACTTTTAGCTTTGAGATCGAGCACTTCAATTAAATGAGTGAGTCGCTCTTTTTCTTGCTTGTAAATCCCACTCTTGTTTCTGGCCCAACCTCATAAAAATTGTCGCTGATGTCTAATTTTATTTTGCATCTCTCAATACTAGTTCTTCTACTAACAGGTTTTGCCCATTCGCGTGCAATGATCTCTAAAAAGTTTTCTTTCTCGAACCAGCCTAGTTCCAAAGAGAAGGCATTCTTATTCGCGATATGAGCAGTCTCTCCCGAGTCTACAAGAAGTGGTGTGTGGTCTGAGATCGCTCTCTGCATCGCATGGACCGACACCAAAGGGATTTTTTCCCCAATCCACACTGGCGTGAACCCTGTCCAACTTCTCATAAGTCGGAGTGGGCAAAGTGTTGGCCCAAGTAAGTTGTCTACCGATGAGCTCAGTTTCTCTCAAATTAAGACTCTatataatcatgttaaacatcatgGACCAATGACCATCAAAATTGTCGTTATTTTTTCTCTCTCTCCTCCGAATTATATTAACATCCCCACCAACTAGGATTGGCAGAGTTTCGTCTCCATAGATCCGTACCAAGTTGGCTAAAAAATCAGGTTTAAGTTCAGGTTGTGCTGCCCCATATACAGCCACGAGAGACCACCGGAAACCATCCAATTTTGATCTCACCCGAAACTTGACCGCAAAATCACCCCGAACCACGTTAAGCACCTCACGTGTTTCAAATTGAACCCCTATTAAAATTCCACCAgatcttcctctaggaggtaaGACATACCAATCAAAATCAATTCCTCCGGATAAAGTTCCAAGGAACTGTGAGGTAAAGTAATCTCGTCATGTTTCCAATAATGCTATAAAATCTAATGGTTGCTCTATTGTTGTCTCCAGTAAGAACCTTCGTTTAGCCAAGtcagctagacctctgctattccaaaagattcctttcataattcATCATGGATTTTTTTTCTTAAGCTTGACCCTAGCACTTCTACGAACAGCCGAAGTAGGATATATTTTCCGTTTCCAGGGACGCTTTGGCTTCTCCCCCTCATCCCTCGGGAACGTAGGATCGGTAGAAGATGAGACAGTGCCCTCCATCATTAGAGGATCTATAGTGTCCGTATTCTCTGACCCCTCCTCATCTTCGGCCTCCGCACTAGGTAAGAGATTATTGCATATGTTTTCAAGAGCAACCATTCCTAAATTTTTCAAGTCATCGTCGTTCATAGGTTTAAGTGATGCAAGGTTTTGAATTATCCCAGAAGCCCGCTCAGCTTCTAAGTCTAAATGGTCATTAATAGATTTCGCTATCTCCTTTTcatttgaacccaaagttattcctaagtcgtttGCCTTATCAATAATTTCATGCTCGGTGAAATGCATAATTGAACAACTCTTATCAAAAGACGTACCTGTAGTTGTCTCGACGTCGCGAAGCGTGGCCGCCCTCTTGGTGCGCGCTAACTGCAGGTCATCAACATCTGGTTGTCCCTGAATCCGGTCGCTGACACGCCTGCCAGCCGTGATCGGATCCGCGATCCCACCAAAGGCGACGAGCTCCTCCGTAGTCCTCTCCCGCGGCGAGTGCTCCCCGCTCCGACGTCCTCCCCTAGTTGTCGATGGAGAAGGGTAAGACGCAGTCTAGCGAGGATCACCAACCAAAATGGTGGGAGAAGGTGATCGTGGAGCCACCTGCTCGACAGTCACATTCTCCCCCAAACCGGCAGTGTGGTGTGGCAATGACGACAGAGAAGGAGATTCGTGGGCCTCCTGCCCGCGCTCCTGGCCGTGCTGTTTGGGACTGCCCCGCGGTGAGGTGTCATGGCGGGCCTCCATCACGCGCCCCTTCCCTAGATCGATAGGGACCGCCGTGGTTGGGCTAGGGATGCGGGCCTCCTGCCCATCATCCCCCACCAACGGTAGATGGCTGACCGCCGCGGATGGGCTGGGGGTGCCGGCCTCctgcccacccccaccccccacaccaATACTAGACCGCCGCCCGGTGTAAGCGAACCAACAGCAGGGGGCATCACTGGCGGTAGCTCGAGCTCCTCCGGATCGTCTGCCTCAACTCGGTTACTCCATAATAGGCTAGGAGCAGACTGCGCTCCAAAAGAACCAAACCGGAGTGAGTTCATCGGTGTAGTGGAAGATGACACATCCTTGGCAGGTGTATCCGCCTTACCCTATGACTCCGACCCCTCAGCCGGTTCCCGTGGTGTGGACTCAGGCCCCTTGTCCTGATTCCCAAGGGCGCCATCACCCTCAATCATATCCATATCCTGAATATCATTGCCCTCCTGAGGTATCGCAGTATCCTCAATCTCAAGCTCTAGCACGTACGTGATCCCGACATGTGTCCACTTGAACACATCCGGTACAAACTCCAAGCTGACAACACTGACAAGTAATCTCGCTGCTCCATGTGCCCGAGTAAAAGGCATGTCAACCTGTTCCATCTTCCCGATAAGAGAACCCATGCTCCAAGCTACCAGAAAGTGATTAATATATTTGCGTGGTGCACCATTGAAACGAACCCAAACCTTCTGCAAAGGTATACCCTCAGGATCCTTCTCCTTCCACTCATCAAACGTAATGACAATACTTGTACTCAGTACTCTGCACATGCCAAACTTAAGGATATGTAGCTGGTCCTCCTTAGTGGGAAAATCAACCTTGTAAGTCTGGGTCTCCAACTTGACAAGGTCCCACTAATGATTGCCTGGTACAAGGTCCTGCAGCTATCGTACAATCTGTGCCTCTGTCAAACTCCCATTAGTAACCTTGACAACCATGGGAAAAGAACTCTCTTGCACATGCATCATAGGTGCCACATCAGGTGACTCAAAAAACATTAGCTCCTGACAACAAACTCCATAGATATTGACCACCAGCTTGGGGCCAGAAAGAAGCGGGCAGTCACCGGTCACATGGTGCGATCTACAACAGTAATCACACAATTCTGTGGTACACTCTGCCACAAAGTGTCCTGGCTCGCCACATCTATAACACTGTAACTTCTTCTTCTTAATAGCCC is a window encoding:
- the LOC123047107 gene encoding oryzain alpha chain: MRSSMALLAAAAALLLLVSLAAAADMSIVSYGERSEEEVRRMYAEWMSEHRRTYNAIGEEERRFEVFRDNLRYIDQHNAAADAGLHSFRLGLNRFADLTNEEYRSTYLGARTKPDRERKLSARYQADDNEELPETVDWRKKGAVAAIKDQGGCGSCWAFSAIAAVEGINQIVTGDMIPLSEQELVDCDTSYNEGCNGGLMDYAFEFIINNGGIDSEEDYPYKERDNRCDANKKNAKVVTIDGYEDVPVNSEKSLQKAVANQPISVAIEAGGRAFQLYKSGIFTGTCGTALDHGVAAVGYGTENGKDYWLVRNSWGTVWGEDGYIRMERNIKASSGKCGIAVEPSYPTKTGENPPNPGPTPPSPAPPSSVCDSYNECPASTTCCCIYEYGKECFAWGCCPLEGATCCDDHYSCCPHNYPICNTQQGTCLAAKDSPLSVKAQRRTLAKPIGAFSGIATDGKKSSA